A DNA window from Phaeobacter sp. A36a-5a contains the following coding sequences:
- a CDS encoding Hint domain-containing protein, with translation MLTQLHQSPVAAQILAVFPAADFCVEMGANMGDGLGVYDDLHLDDVYQLVRDAPPRQLSLTARADGQLVLGQDSATGAPGARLHLDCLLTLMPDIGANVEALVVVEVDDDGLIAAIYLLPLAPLLPQTGYTLVRKTREGTRQRLAQLACVSFTRGTHITLDTGAQRPIEDLQVGDRVLTRDAGAQVVRWIGQCTSRAVGEMAPILIRAGALNNANDLLVSPDHRLLVHRCREGRRRGRPDQLVRARELVNGIDIVKRTGGFIDYFQLLFDRHQIIFAEGIAAESLLLDPLTRAALPQEKLIRTPGLIPGQPPRISGLEPRPM, from the coding sequence ATGCTGACACAGCTGCATCAGAGCCCCGTTGCCGCCCAGATTCTTGCTGTTTTTCCTGCCGCCGATTTCTGCGTCGAGATGGGCGCGAATATGGGCGATGGGCTTGGGGTATATGATGACCTGCATCTGGACGACGTCTATCAGCTGGTGCGCGACGCGCCACCGCGCCAATTGTCGTTGACCGCACGCGCGGACGGGCAGCTTGTTCTTGGTCAGGACAGCGCAACCGGTGCACCCGGTGCCCGGCTGCATCTGGATTGCCTGTTAACGCTGATGCCGGATATCGGCGCCAATGTGGAGGCGCTGGTGGTGGTTGAGGTCGATGACGACGGGTTGATCGCGGCGATCTATCTGCTGCCGCTTGCCCCCTTGCTGCCGCAGACCGGCTATACCCTTGTGCGCAAGACCCGCGAGGGCACGCGCCAGCGGCTTGCACAGCTGGCCTGTGTCTCCTTCACGCGCGGAACACATATCACCCTAGACACCGGCGCCCAGCGACCAATTGAGGATCTACAGGTAGGCGACCGGGTTCTGACCCGCGATGCCGGTGCCCAAGTGGTGCGTTGGATCGGCCAATGCACCAGCCGTGCGGTTGGAGAAATGGCTCCGATCCTGATCCGGGCCGGGGCGCTCAACAACGCAAATGACCTGCTTGTCAGCCCGGACCACCGGTTGCTGGTGCATCGCTGTCGCGAAGGTCGCCGCCGTGGCCGACCAGATCAGCTGGTGCGCGCACGCGAACTGGTCAATGGCATCGACATTGTCAAACGAACCGGCGGCTTCATCGACTATTTCCAGCTGCTGTTTGATCGCCACCAGATCATCTTTGCCGAAGGGATCGCCGCTGAGAGCCTGCTGCTTGATCCGCTGACACGGGCTGCGCTGCCGCAGGAGAAGCTGATCCGCACGCCGGGCCTGATCCCCGGTCAACCACCGCGCATCTCGGGACTGGAGCCGCGCCCGATGTAA
- a CDS encoding SDR family oxidoreductase: protein MDLGLSGKRALVCASSKGLGLGCAEALAEAGVDLVMNARGEEALLASAQSIRDVHGVNVETIAADITTEAGQAEVIAAAEGVDILVTNAGGPPPGMWSDWGRDDFIRALDANMLTPIALIRALVPGMMERGWGRVVNITSQSVKAPIAVLGLSNAARTGLTGYVAGTSRQVASRGVTINNLLPGIHATDRAVSLDTGVAQQQGISLEEAAEQRAASIPAGRYGTRQEFGATCAFLCSQHAGFIIGQNILLDGGATNMTI, encoded by the coding sequence ATGGATTTGGGATTGTCGGGAAAGCGGGCGTTGGTCTGTGCCAGCAGCAAGGGGCTGGGGCTGGGCTGTGCTGAGGCTCTGGCCGAGGCGGGCGTGGATCTGGTGATGAACGCGCGCGGCGAAGAGGCGCTTCTGGCGTCAGCCCAGTCGATCCGCGATGTGCATGGTGTCAATGTCGAAACCATTGCTGCTGACATCACCACCGAGGCAGGGCAGGCCGAGGTTATCGCCGCGGCAGAGGGCGTCGATATCCTTGTCACCAACGCGGGCGGGCCGCCACCGGGCATGTGGTCCGATTGGGGCCGTGATGATTTCATCAGGGCGCTGGATGCCAACATGCTGACGCCGATCGCGCTGATCAGGGCGCTGGTCCCCGGCATGATGGAACGCGGATGGGGCCGTGTCGTCAACATCACCTCACAGTCGGTGAAGGCACCGATAGCGGTTCTGGGCCTCTCCAATGCGGCGCGCACCGGGCTAACCGGCTATGTGGCAGGCACCTCGCGCCAGGTCGCGTCCAGGGGCGTGACCATCAACAATCTGCTTCCCGGCATCCATGCCACTGACCGCGCGGTCTCGCTGGATACGGGCGTGGCCCAGCAACAGGGGATATCGCTTGAGGAAGCGGCCGAACAGCGCGCCGCCAGCATTCCCGCCGGGCGCTACGGCACGCGGCAGGAATTTGGCGCCACCTGCGCCTTTCTCTGCTCCCAGCATGCGGGTTTTATCATTGGCCAGAACATCCTGTTGGATGGCGGCGCCACCAATATGACCATTTGA
- a CDS encoding ABC transporter ATP-binding protein yields MTSAPLDPMVGTDRPAVTAPRLEIRNLRRFFDGRAVVDDVSLQIQAGQVTCLLGPSGCGKSTTLRMIAGVEMQDSGEIYVDGKLICDTVFRVPPERREIGLMFQDFALFPHLSVADNVAFGLKGSKDEKRLRVQELLQKVSLSQYIDEFPHQLSGGEQQRVALARALAPKPRIMLMDEPFSGLDNRLRDGIRDETLTLLKEEDAAVLLVTHEPEEAMRMADEIALMRSGKIVQQGAPYNVYTRPVDRAAVGFFSDTNVLHAEVNGALAETPFGQFLAPGVPDGTKVDIVFRPQHLRIDFDRNGRGPHPTPSDGVAARGVVERARFLGHESLVEFRMDFDGSVLKATVPNVFLPDAGRVMWLTVRRNRCFVFPTGS; encoded by the coding sequence ATGACATCTGCCCCCCTTGATCCGATGGTTGGCACCGATAGACCCGCCGTGACCGCACCACGTCTGGAGATCCGCAACCTGCGGCGCTTCTTTGACGGGCGGGCGGTGGTGGATGACGTGTCGCTACAGATCCAGGCCGGTCAGGTGACCTGTCTTCTGGGGCCTTCGGGCTGTGGTAAATCCACCACTTTGCGGATGATTGCCGGCGTCGAGATGCAGGACAGCGGCGAGATTTACGTCGATGGCAAGCTGATCTGCGACACCGTGTTCCGCGTTCCGCCCGAACGCCGGGAAATCGGGCTTATGTTTCAGGACTTTGCCCTGTTCCCGCATCTGAGCGTGGCCGACAATGTCGCCTTCGGACTGAAGGGCAGCAAGGACGAGAAACGCCTCCGGGTGCAGGAGCTGCTGCAGAAGGTGTCGCTGTCGCAATATATCGACGAATTCCCCCATCAGCTGTCGGGCGGCGAACAGCAGCGGGTGGCCCTGGCCCGCGCGCTGGCGCCCAAGCCGCGCATCATGCTGATGGATGAGCCGTTCTCCGGGCTGGACAATCGCCTGCGCGACGGCATTCGCGACGAGACCCTGACATTGCTGAAGGAAGAGGATGCTGCCGTCCTGCTGGTCACCCATGAGCCGGAAGAGGCGATGCGGATGGCTGATGAGATTGCGCTGATGCGGTCCGGTAAGATCGTGCAGCAGGGGGCGCCCTATAATGTCTATACCCGTCCGGTCGATCGTGCGGCGGTGGGGTTCTTCAGCGACACCAATGTTCTTCATGCCGAAGTGAACGGCGCTCTGGCCGAAACGCCCTTTGGTCAGTTTCTGGCGCCGGGCGTGCCTGATGGCACCAAGGTCGACATCGTGTTCCGCCCCCAACATCTGCGCATTGATTTTGATCGGAACGGGCGCGGCCCGCACCCGACCCCCAGCGACGGGGTAGCCGCGCGCGGCGTGGTCGAGCGGGCGCGCTTTCTAGGGCATGAGAGCCTGGTTGAATTTCGCATGGATTTCGATGGCAGCGTGCTGAAGGCGACTGTGCCCAATGTATTCCTGCCGGATGCAGGCCGGGTGATGTGGCTCACGGTTCGGCGCAACCGCTGCTTCGTCTTCCCGACCGGCAGCTGA
- a CDS encoding helix-turn-helix transcriptional regulator, giving the protein MRRTDRLFDIIQILRDGKLHRAQDIAERLEVSTRTIYRDMDTLVASGVPVEGARGVGYMVREAITLPPLTLTAEELEALNLGMAIVAEAADPDLKAAAERLAAKVDAVLPEGTIAEADAWKFAVYPFADAARGFTQMPTLRAAIKARQKLHLTYRRIDETLTERVIRPLHMEYWGRVWTLTAWCETRGDFRVFRVDLIEAAKPLPELFVDEPGKRLMDYQPYADTSDAAAGPTTG; this is encoded by the coding sequence ATGCGCCGTACTGATCGCCTCTTTGATATTATCCAGATCCTGCGCGACGGGAAATTGCACCGCGCACAGGATATCGCCGAACGGCTGGAAGTCTCGACCCGGACGATCTACCGCGACATGGATACGCTGGTTGCCAGCGGTGTCCCGGTGGAGGGCGCAAGAGGGGTCGGCTATATGGTGCGCGAAGCGATCACGCTGCCGCCGCTGACGCTGACTGCGGAGGAGCTGGAGGCGCTGAACCTGGGCATGGCGATTGTGGCCGAGGCCGCCGATCCGGATTTGAAGGCCGCCGCCGAGAGGCTGGCCGCCAAGGTGGACGCGGTGCTGCCCGAAGGCACCATCGCCGAGGCGGATGCGTGGAAGTTTGCCGTCTACCCCTTTGCCGATGCTGCGCGGGGCTTTACGCAGATGCCAACCTTGCGGGCCGCGATAAAGGCCCGCCAGAAGCTGCATCTGACCTATCGCCGCATTGATGAGACGCTGACAGAGCGCGTCATCCGCCCCTTGCATATGGAATATTGGGGCCGGGTCTGGACGCTGACGGCCTGGTGCGAAACGCGTGGCGATTTCCGGGTATTCCGTGTCGACCTGATCGAGGCGGCCAAACCCCTGCCCGAGCTGTTCGTGGATGAGCCGGGCAAACGGTTGATGGACTACCAGCCCTATGCCGACACGTCCGATGCCGCTGCGGGGCCAACGACCGGCTGA
- the tatA gene encoding twin-arginine translocase TatA/TatE family subunit — MLNNIGLPGLLLIAVVVLVLFGRGKISSLMGEVGKGITAFKKGVNDSTKELEEETTAETARDVTPETEKDKV; from the coding sequence ATGCTTAACAATATCGGCCTTCCCGGCCTGCTGCTCATCGCCGTCGTGGTTCTGGTCCTCTTTGGCCGCGGCAAGATTTCCTCGCTGATGGGTGAGGTCGGCAAAGGCATCACCGCCTTCAAAAAGGGCGTGAACGACAGCACCAAGGAGCTGGAAGAAGAGACCACCGCCGAGACCGCGCGCGACGTGACGCCCGAGACCGAAAAAGACAAGGTCTAA
- the tatB gene encoding Sec-independent protein translocase protein TatB yields MFDLGWTELMVIGVVALIVVGPKDLPVLFRNVGRFVGKAKGMAREFSRAMNDAADEAGVNEMAKGLKAAANPVNTAMDGVKQAAQDMAKSIDPTKFDPDSETGKLAAERAEDAKKIQAATARAAADRKAREAAEAQAKAAEAEAALAATDTSATSESETKT; encoded by the coding sequence ATGTTTGATCTTGGGTGGACCGAACTCATGGTTATCGGCGTTGTGGCGCTGATTGTTGTCGGGCCCAAGGACCTGCCGGTTTTGTTCCGCAATGTCGGACGGTTCGTGGGCAAGGCCAAGGGCATGGCGCGCGAATTCAGCCGGGCCATGAATGACGCCGCCGATGAGGCGGGCGTCAATGAGATGGCCAAGGGGCTGAAAGCGGCGGCCAACCCGGTCAATACCGCAATGGACGGCGTCAAACAGGCCGCGCAGGATATGGCAAAATCCATCGACCCGACCAAGTTCGACCCCGACAGTGAAACCGGGAAACTGGCCGCTGAGCGGGCTGAGGATGCCAAGAAGATCCAGGCGGCCACTGCCCGTGCCGCTGCGGACCGCAAGGCACGCGAGGCCGCAGAGGCCCAGGCCAAGGCAGCCGAAGCGGAGGCGGCCCTGGCTGCCACAGACACGTCGGCGACGTCAGAAAGTGAGACCAAGACATGA
- the tatC gene encoding twin-arginine translocase subunit TatC, producing MSASEDIDDSTAPLIEHLAELRTRLIRAVGAFIVGIVLAFTVAEPILQFLLGPIEETLRSLGDPSPTLQYTSPQEYLFTLFRISMVFGFALSFPVIGFQLWRFVAPGLYKTEKNAFLPFLIASPVMFLLGASFAHFVVTPLAMAFFLGFADVSSIFANLLSGAVDNLPADAAVVPETTEGVRITFFGKVNESLDITLKFIMAFGLCFQLPVLLTLMGKAGLVSADGLGSVRKYAVVAILVLAALVTPPDVITQGILFSVVYGLYELSILLVRQVEKTREAKLRAEGYYDDEDDDGDDLYEEMDRHPEDDPLMAEFDDEDDGKTR from the coding sequence ATGAGCGCGTCCGAGGATATCGACGACAGCACAGCGCCGCTGATTGAGCATCTGGCCGAATTGCGCACCCGCCTGATCCGGGCGGTTGGCGCGTTCATCGTGGGGATCGTGCTTGCCTTCACCGTGGCAGAGCCGATCCTGCAGTTCCTGCTTGGCCCGATCGAGGAAACCCTGCGCAGCCTCGGCGACCCGTCGCCAACGCTGCAATACACCAGCCCACAGGAATATCTGTTCACGCTGTTCCGCATCTCCATGGTGTTTGGCTTTGCGCTGTCATTCCCGGTCATCGGCTTCCAGCTCTGGCGCTTTGTGGCACCGGGGCTCTACAAGACAGAGAAGAACGCCTTTTTGCCCTTCCTCATCGCCTCGCCGGTGATGTTCCTCTTGGGGGCCAGTTTTGCCCATTTCGTGGTCACACCGCTGGCGATGGCGTTTTTCCTTGGCTTTGCCGATGTGTCATCCATCTTTGCCAACCTCTTGTCCGGCGCGGTCGACAACCTGCCTGCGGATGCCGCCGTGGTGCCGGAAACCACAGAAGGTGTGCGCATCACCTTCTTTGGCAAGGTCAACGAGTCGCTGGACATCACGCTGAAGTTCATTATGGCCTTTGGGCTGTGTTTCCAGCTGCCGGTGCTCCTGACCCTGATGGGCAAGGCCGGGCTGGTCAGCGCCGATGGTCTTGGCAGCGTGCGCAAATACGCGGTTGTCGCCATTCTGGTGCTGGCTGCGCTGGTGACGCCGCCGGATGTGATCACCCAAGGCATCCTGTTCTCGGTGGTCTATGGCCTTTACGAGCTGTCGATCCTGTTGGTGCGTCAGGTGGAAAAGACCCGCGAGGCCAAGCTGCGCGCAGAAGGCTACTATGATGACGAGGATGATGACGGCGACGATCTGTACGAGGAGATGGACCGGCATCCCGAAGACGACCCTCTGATGGCCGAGTTCGACGATGAGGACGACGGCAAGACCCGGTAA
- the rpiB gene encoding ribose 5-phosphate isomerase B has translation MDQTKPTRVVLSSDHAAIDLRQAIATHIAANGYEVVDIGPTTPESTHYPKHGAAAAERVASGDCDLGIILCGTGQGIMMAANKVKGIRCGVCSETFSAKMIRQHNNANMLSIGARVVGDSLAIEIVDAFLNAEFEGGRHATRVDMIEPQES, from the coding sequence ATGGACCAGACCAAACCCACCCGCGTTGTTCTTTCCAGCGATCACGCCGCAATCGACCTGCGCCAGGCCATCGCCACGCATATTGCCGCAAACGGATATGAGGTGGTTGATATCGGTCCGACAACACCGGAAAGCACGCATTACCCCAAACATGGCGCGGCTGCGGCAGAGCGCGTTGCCTCGGGTGATTGCGATCTGGGCATTATCCTCTGCGGCACCGGCCAGGGCATCATGATGGCCGCGAACAAGGTCAAAGGCATCCGCTGCGGCGTCTGCTCAGAGACTTTCTCGGCCAAGATGATCCGCCAGCACAATAACGCCAACATGCTCTCTATCGGGGCGCGTGTGGTAGGCGACAGCCTGGCGATTGAAATTGTCGATGCCTTCCTTAATGCTGAGTTCGAGGGCGGCCGACATGCCACGCGCGTCGACATGATCGAGCCGCAGGAAAGCTGA
- a CDS encoding ATP-binding protein: MDDTSLSRIADALERMAPAPLKAPDFGAASAFVWHVAPDRLEAVEIVNRVDLELLLGIDRARDTLLDNTRRFAAGFGANNALLWGARGMGKSSLVKAIHGQLSPEFPALKLVELQREDLPSVARLLNHLRAAPERFILFCDDLSFGHDDQHYKSLKAVLDGGIEGRPDNVLFYATSNRRHLMPRDMIENERSSAINPSEAVEEKVSLSDRFGLWLGFHPCDQDEYLAMISGYCAAYGVVVPEPVLRAEAIEWQATRGARSGRVAWQFFTDLAGRHGVKVS; encoded by the coding sequence ATGGATGACACAAGCCTGAGCCGCATCGCCGATGCGCTGGAACGGATGGCACCTGCGCCGCTGAAAGCGCCTGACTTTGGTGCTGCCTCTGCCTTTGTCTGGCATGTGGCCCCGGACCGGCTGGAGGCTGTCGAAATCGTGAACCGCGTCGATCTTGAGCTGCTGCTGGGGATCGACCGCGCGCGCGACACGCTGCTGGACAATACCCGCCGCTTTGCCGCCGGGTTCGGCGCCAATAATGCACTGCTCTGGGGCGCGCGGGGGATGGGTAAATCCAGCCTTGTGAAAGCGATCCACGGACAGCTGTCGCCGGAATTCCCCGCTCTGAAACTGGTGGAGCTGCAGCGCGAGGATCTGCCATCGGTCGCGCGTCTGCTGAACCATCTGCGGGCAGCGCCCGAGCGGTTCATCCTGTTCTGCGATGACCTGTCCTTTGGCCATGACGATCAGCACTACAAAAGCCTGAAAGCGGTGCTGGATGGCGGCATCGAAGGTCGGCCGGACAATGTGCTGTTCTATGCCACCTCCAATCGCCGTCACCTGATGCCGCGTGATATGATCGAGAACGAACGCTCCAGCGCCATCAACCCGTCGGAAGCCGTTGAGGAAAAGGTCTCTCTCTCGGATCGGTTCGGGCTGTGGCTGGGTTTCCACCCCTGCGATCAGGATGAATATCTCGCCATGATATCAGGCTATTGCGCGGCCTATGGCGTTGTGGTGCCGGAACCGGTTCTGCGCGCCGAGGCGATCGAATGGCAGGCCACGCGCGGCGCCCGCTCGGGCCGGGTGGCCTGGCAGTTTTTTACCGATCTGGCCGGCCGCCATGGGGTGAAGGTCAGCTGA
- a CDS encoding peptidoglycan DD-metalloendopeptidase family protein encodes MTVTVPTHRNRVTGRKALMALPLVAVLAACEAPLDYDLRGQIGAFNTTKAAQTATASRPKPDAKGLITYPSYQVAVARRGDTLNDVAGRIGLPASELARFNGMKPDDPLRQGEIIALPRRAPGTATSGGVDIASLAGDAIDSAPSTTPSAASTVSTTPLAPQPTASKPQVQSGPEPVRHKVKRGETAYTVSRLYQVPVKSLAEWNGLGSDFAIREGQFLLIPLKDRPAPRKEASAVVVPAAATVTAPGEGTNTPLPPSATKPLPQETVAPAAQAPKALPKVEVPTPTRSSSAAMGFPVKGKIIRTYSKGKNDGIDIAGAAGAPVQAADGGTVAAITKDSNNIPIIVIRHDAKLLTVYANVDKIEVNKGDTVSRGQTIAALRDGPAAYVHFEVRNGFESVDPLPYLQ; translated from the coding sequence ATGACAGTGACTGTACCCACCCACCGCAATCGTGTGACAGGACGCAAGGCGCTGATGGCGCTGCCGCTGGTGGCCGTGCTGGCGGCCTGCGAGGCACCGCTGGATTACGATCTGCGCGGCCAGATCGGTGCGTTCAACACGACAAAGGCGGCGCAGACCGCAACCGCCAGCCGCCCGAAACCCGATGCCAAGGGGCTGATCACCTATCCATCCTATCAGGTGGCCGTTGCCCGTCGCGGCGATACGCTGAACGATGTGGCAGGCCGCATTGGTCTGCCCGCCAGCGAGCTGGCCCGGTTCAACGGGATGAAGCCCGACGATCCGCTGCGGCAGGGGGAGATCATTGCCCTGCCCCGCCGCGCACCCGGTACGGCGACCAGCGGCGGCGTCGATATCGCCTCGCTGGCGGGGGATGCGATCGACAGCGCCCCATCGACCACACCCTCGGCGGCAAGCACCGTCAGCACAACGCCGCTGGCACCGCAGCCGACCGCAAGCAAGCCGCAGGTCCAAAGCGGCCCAGAGCCGGTGCGCCATAAGGTGAAGCGCGGCGAAACCGCTTATACCGTCTCGCGGCTTTATCAGGTGCCGGTGAAATCCCTTGCGGAATGGAACGGCCTCGGCAGCGATTTTGCCATCCGTGAGGGCCAGTTCCTGCTGATCCCGCTGAAGGACCGCCCAGCCCCGCGCAAGGAAGCATCCGCAGTGGTGGTTCCGGCCGCCGCCACCGTCACCGCGCCGGGTGAAGGCACCAATACGCCCCTGCCGCCAAGCGCCACCAAGCCACTGCCGCAGGAAACCGTCGCGCCCGCGGCCCAGGCGCCGAAAGCGCTGCCTAAGGTAGAGGTCCCGACCCCGACCCGCAGCTCCAGCGCCGCGATGGGCTTCCCGGTCAAGGGCAAGATCATCCGCACCTATTCCAAGGGCAAGAACGACGGCATTGATATCGCCGGTGCAGCGGGCGCCCCGGTGCAGGCCGCCGATGGCGGTACGGTGGCGGCGATCACCAAGGATTCCAACAATATTCCGATCATTGTGATCCGCCACGACGCCAAGCTGCTGACGGTCTATGCCAATGTCGACAAGATCGAGGTGAACAAGGGCGACACCGTCTCGCGCGGTCAGACCATCGCCGCATTGCGGGACGGACCCGCTGCCTATGTGCATTTCGAGGTGCGCAACGGCTTTGAAAGCGTCGATCCGCTGCCCTATCTGCAATAA
- a CDS encoding protein-L-isoaspartate(D-aspartate) O-methyltransferase, with translation MSDPTAETKMQFLFALRSRGVTDAQVLDAMEQIDRGPFVRGLFSARAYEDMPLPIACGQTISQPSVVGLMTQALQISPRDTVLEVGTGSGYQAAILSKLARRVYTVDRHARLVREARQIFDQLHLSNITSLVGDGSHGLPEQAPFDRIIVTAAAEDPPGPLLAQLKTGGIMVVPVGQSDTVQTLIRVQKTDSGLEYDELRPVRFVPLLEGIGKDT, from the coding sequence ATGAGCGACCCGACAGCTGAAACCAAAATGCAGTTCCTGTTCGCCCTGCGCTCGCGCGGGGTGACGGATGCGCAGGTCCTCGATGCAATGGAACAGATCGACCGCGGCCCCTTTGTGCGGGGGCTGTTTTCGGCGCGCGCCTACGAGGATATGCCGTTGCCGATCGCCTGCGGGCAGACCATTTCGCAGCCCTCTGTTGTCGGTCTGATGACCCAGGCCTTGCAGATCTCGCCCCGCGATACGGTGCTGGAAGTTGGCACCGGCTCTGGCTATCAGGCCGCGATCCTGAGCAAGCTGGCGCGGCGGGTCTATACCGTGGATCGTCATGCGCGGCTGGTGCGGGAGGCGCGGCAGATCTTCGACCAACTGCACCTGTCCAATATTACCTCACTGGTCGGCGATGGCAGCCACGGCCTGCCCGAACAGGCGCCTTTTGATCGAATCATCGTGACCGCTGCCGCCGAAGACCCGCCCGGCCCACTCTTGGCGCAGCTGAAGACCGGCGGTATTATGGTGGTGCCCGTGGGGCAGTCCGACACTGTACAGACGCTGATCCGTGTTCAAAAAACCGACAGCGGCCTCGAATACGACGAATTGCGCCCGGTGCGTTTTGTTCCCCTGCTTGAGGGGATCGGCAAAGACACGTAA